The region CCCCATGGTTTGCGCATTGACAGCAGCTAATTCCAAGTCCACCCCGCAAGGTTTGCAAAAGACATGTGTGTTCATGTCACAAACCCAGTATCAGCCCACGGCATCACAAGCCCAGCTCAGAGTACGCATTCAAGGCCAACTGTCCACCTAGATGAGCGTACAGGACATTCCCGGACGCAATCTCGCCCGACCTGACAAGTCCCATCAAGCCAGCTAGACTCTTCCCCTCGTAGACCGGATCCGTGATGAAAGCCTCAGTGCGAGCCCCAAACTTCATGGCCTCAATGGTAGTCTCGTCGGGAATGCCGTAAATCTTGGCATTGTAGTCATTGTTCATAATGATATCCTTTTCTGTGATGTCCCCCTCAGATAGCCCAATCTTCGCAGCAGTGAACTTGGAAATTCGCAGAACCTGGTCGAAGGTTTCCTGTGGCTTGCCCGACGCGTCTACGCCGATGATCCTGCGCGGCGGAGAACCTAACTTCTGCGCGAGTTTGAACCCGGCGATCATGCCAGCGAAAGTCGACCCCGTCACAGCacagacgatgatggtgtcgaAGAAGACGCCCATTTCCTTTTCCTGCGCTTCCACCTCGAATGCCCACCGCGCGAAACCGAGGCCCCCTAGCGGATGGTCTGACGCCCCTGCAGGAATGTAGTAGGGTTTGCTGcccttggcttcaatgtcggCGGTTAGCTTGGCCAGCGTGGTCTTATGCTCGATGCCAAAGGTTGAGGGGTCGAGGTGGACGTCTGCGCCCATGAGCCGCGAGAGCTGGATGTTGCCGACTTTCTCGTAGCCTGCGTCCTGCCAATCCACCCAGTGTTCTTGTACGGTGGCCGCTTTGAGGCCGAGCTTGGCGGCGATGGCTGATACTTGGCGTGTGTGGTTGGATTGAATGCCGCCGATTGATACGAGGGTGTCACATCCTTGGGATAGTGCCTCTGAGGCCAGATATCTGTTCATTGTTAGTGTCGATGATGTagggagggaggaggagtgaACGAACTCGAGTTTACGTGTCTTGTTTCCGCCGTACGCCAGGCCAGAGTTGCAGTCTTCTCGTTTTGCGTaaatgttgactttgccaCCGAGTTCCTTGGACATGCGTGGCAAGTGTTGAATTGGCGATGGCCCGAAGAGGAATGACTCTCTTGGGATGCTTGCGAATGGTTCGGGTAAGATTacgttggccatggctgaggacgacgaaaagcagtgaagacgatggcgattgtgattgagattgagattgaggtTGATAAATACTATTCTATGATATATAGTATTTATCTCATGTCTTCTATCTCAATTGCCGTCAAGGTTATGGCCGTGTGGTTGCATCTCGCCGGTTCAAGTCCGCCGCTGTGGGGAAACATGTCGTCCGAAGGCGCAAAATGGGCCGTCGCCAAGATGGCGAATGGTCTGGTGATATATGACATATATATGGGGAGAGGGAGCAATATTAATTGCAACGAGTGGAAATCAATCTGGGTTGTATCAGAGAACACTTCATGTTGCCGAAAATTCCCAATTGTAGTTCATTGCGTGCGGGGTAATTAATACCGTACCTTTCGCTTACATAAAATGAAACACAAACATCCAATGTTTACAATCAATTTGGCTGAAAAGTTTATGTTGGGGTTGGATTAGGGTACCGCCGTAAGAAATGACAACGTGCGTTTCCCATGGTTACATCTAGAATCTGAAATCTAGAATCTAGTAAACACCAGGCAAGATGCGCCATTTCACCTGCTTCTTATACTCTTCCCAGTCATCGCCATACTTTTCACCACACGCGACATCATCCCTGCCCTCACGGTGAATCAGCAAAGTGGCAAAGTACAACGCGTAGAAATACGTGTACACCATTCCCCATCCCCGAGCCGCACCCTGCACAACACCCCGACCATCAACCATGGTGAATCCCCCGGCACCGGCCGTGGCGATGGCACTCCCCGCCGGGAGGATCATGTAGCCTGCAATACCGGTTGGCAAGCTGAACGGCGAGGCTTGCAGCCAGTCTCCGAAGTAGTTGATATGGCGAGCCATTCCCCACCAGCCGGATGTGAGGAGTCGAGTGCCGCGTTTTGTTTGTATGTACGACATGTTGGCGACTCTGGGGTCGTCTGGAGACTTTCGGAACAGTGCCTTTTGGTTGTTTGACGAGCGGAAGATGAAGAGGCCGATGGCGAATGCTACGCCGACGGCGGCGATGCCCGGCCAGGTCAGTTGGACGGGGTAGATGGACAGGTAGCGACATTGGGTGGAGTATAGGAAGGGAACCCATACAATGTCACCGAATGTGAGCATGAAGCCTAGGCCGTCGGTTGTGATGTCCA is a window of Pochonia chlamydosporia 170 chromosome 5, whole genome shotgun sequence DNA encoding:
- a CDS encoding 1-aminocyclopropane-1-carboxylate deaminase (similar to Neurospora crassa OR74A XP_959200.2) encodes the protein MANVILPEPFASIPRESFLFGPSPIQHLPRMSKELGGKVNIYAKREDCNSGLAYGGNKTRKLEYLASEALSQGCDTLVSIGGIQSNHTRQVSAIAAKLGLKAATVQEHWVDWQDAGYEKVGNIQLSRLMGADVHLDPSTFGIEHKTTLAKLTADIEAKGSKPYYIPAGASDHPLGGLGFARWAFEVEAQEKEMGVFFDTIIVCAVTGSTFAGMIAGFKLAQKLGSPPRRIIGVDASGKPQETFDQVLRISKFTAAKIGLSEGDITEKDIIMNNDYNAKIYGIPDETTIEAMKFGARTEAFITDPVYEGKSLAGLMGLVRSGEIASGNVLYAHLGGQLALNAYSELGL